The Solibacillus daqui genome has a segment encoding these proteins:
- a CDS encoding xanthine phosphoribosyltransferase encodes MELLREKIEKEGQVLSDTVLKVDSFLNHQIDPMLMKEVGEEFANRFSDQVITKVLTIESSGIAPATFLGLTIGAPVVFARKRKSLTLTDNLYTSSVHSFTKNETNEISVSKKFLSADDNVVIIDDFLANGEALKGLMDIVNQAGATVVGAGIVIEKGFQPGGQLMRDQGLRIESLANIKSLANGKVEFFD; translated from the coding sequence ATGGAACTGTTAAGAGAAAAAATTGAAAAAGAAGGCCAAGTACTTTCTGACACTGTATTAAAGGTAGACTCGTTTTTAAATCACCAAATTGACCCAATGCTAATGAAGGAAGTCGGCGAAGAGTTCGCAAATCGATTTTCAGACCAAGTTATCACAAAGGTGTTAACAATTGAATCTTCTGGTATTGCACCAGCTACGTTTTTAGGTTTAACAATTGGAGCACCAGTTGTATTCGCGCGTAAACGTAAATCATTAACACTAACAGATAACTTATACACTTCAAGCGTGCATTCATTCACTAAAAACGAAACGAATGAAATTTCGGTTTCGAAAAAGTTTTTATCAGCTGATGATAATGTTGTTATTATTGACGACTTTTTAGCAAACGGTGAAGCATTAAAAGGTCTAATGGATATTGTTAACCAAGCTGGCGCAACAGTCGTTGGTGCCGGAATTGTTATCGAAAAAGGCTTCCAACCAGGCGGTCAACTGATGCGCGACCAAGGCTTACGTATCGAATCATTAGCGAACATTAAATCATTAGCTAACGGTAAAGTTGAATTTTTTGATTAA
- a CDS encoding nucleobase:cation symporter-2 family protein: MNNTKATMLGIQHLLAMYAGAILVPLIIGGALGFDSAQMTYLVAIDIFMCGVATLLQVWKGKFIGIGLPVVLGCTFTAVSPIIAIGTGGSLGDVYGAIIASGLIVVLIGGLFGKLIPFFPPVVTGSVVTIIGISLIPVAINNMGGGQGAPDFASGSNVALAMITLVIILVVYRFSVGFIRAISILLGLIAGTIIGIFMDKVDFTPVADASWLHMMQPFYLATPTFSASAILTMTLVAMVSLVESTGVYYALSDICKKDLTSKDLAKGYRAEGLASIIGGIFNAFPYTTFSQNVGLLQMSGVRDRKVIYITGGMLVALGFLPKLAAITTIIPTPVLGAAMLAMFGMVVTQGVKMLAPEIAKSMENAMVAALAVGLGVGVASVPGVFANVTQGMPSWLSEVITVITSNGIVAGALTAIVLNILFNMIGPKRQDPMHVE; the protein is encoded by the coding sequence ATGAATAACACAAAAGCAACGATGCTCGGAATTCAGCATCTATTAGCAATGTATGCAGGTGCCATTTTAGTACCATTAATTATCGGTGGTGCACTCGGTTTTGACTCTGCACAAATGACGTATTTAGTCGCAATTGATATTTTCATGTGTGGTGTTGCAACACTGCTACAAGTTTGGAAAGGTAAATTTATTGGGATTGGTTTACCGGTAGTATTAGGCTGTACGTTTACAGCTGTTAGCCCAATTATCGCCATCGGTACAGGTGGTAGCTTAGGTGATGTATATGGTGCGATTATCGCATCAGGTTTAATTGTTGTATTAATCGGTGGTTTATTTGGTAAATTAATTCCGTTTTTCCCACCAGTAGTAACGGGTTCGGTTGTAACAATTATCGGGATTAGCTTAATTCCAGTTGCGATTAACAATATGGGTGGCGGTCAAGGTGCACCTGATTTCGCATCTGGCTCTAATGTAGCATTAGCAATGATTACTTTAGTCATTATTTTAGTTGTTTACCGCTTCTCAGTAGGCTTCATTCGCGCAATTTCAATTTTACTTGGACTAATTGCTGGTACGATTATTGGTATCTTTATGGATAAGGTAGATTTCACACCAGTGGCTGATGCATCTTGGTTACACATGATGCAGCCATTCTACTTAGCAACACCAACATTTAGCGCTTCAGCGATTTTAACGATGACGTTAGTAGCGATGGTATCATTAGTAGAATCAACAGGTGTTTACTATGCGTTAAGTGATATTTGTAAAAAAGATTTAACTTCAAAGGATTTAGCAAAAGGGTACCGTGCTGAAGGGTTAGCTTCGATTATCGGTGGTATTTTCAACGCCTTCCCTTACACAACGTTCTCGCAAAACGTTGGTCTTCTCCAAATGTCTGGCGTGCGTGACCGCAAAGTGATTTACATTACAGGTGGGATGCTAGTTGCTTTAGGTTTCTTACCAAAATTAGCAGCCATTACAACAATCATTCCAACACCAGTACTTGGTGCGGCAATGTTAGCGATGTTCGGTATGGTAGTTACACAAGGTGTGAAAATGTTAGCACCAGAAATCGCAAAATCAATGGAAAATGCAATGGTAGCAGCACTTGCAGTTGGCTTAGGTGTCGGCGTAGCAAGCGTGCCAGGTGTATTTGCTAACGTAACACAGGGTATGCCTTCATGGTTATCGGAAGTCATTACAGTGATTACATCAAATGGTATCGTAGCAGGTGCGTTAACAGCAATCGTATTAAATATCTTATTTAACATGATTGGTCCTAAACGCCAAGATCCGATGCATGTAGAATAA